From Sceloporus undulatus isolate JIND9_A2432 ecotype Alabama chromosome 6, SceUnd_v1.1, whole genome shotgun sequence, one genomic window encodes:
- the GNRH1 gene encoding progonadoliberin-1 isoform X1, translated as MKKMGLLFVGFFLLATSPSFCSAQHWSYGFRPGGKRDAETLREDFEEPFANKMDKPVELPYFQCNMPCQDPTLTGLKGAFAKLIEEENEKKEVLDPQKGNKEKNEAFSNKYGPQPQGLVWA; from the exons ATGAAGAAGATGGGGCTGCTGTTTGTAGGCTTCTTCCTGCTGGCTACATCTCCATCCTTCTGCTCTGCCCAGCATTGGTCTTATGGCTTCCGACCTGGAGGAAAGAGGGATGCTGAGACTCTGAGAGAAGACTTTGAAGAG CCATTTGCAAACAAGATGGACAAACCCGTAGAGTTGCCATATTTCCAATGCAATATGCCATGTCAGGATCCTACCCTCACCGGACTGAAAGGTGCCTTT GCAAAGCTGATTGAAGAAGAGAATGAGAAAAAAGAAGTTTTAGATCCACAAAAagggaataaagaaaaaaatgaagcctTCTCCAATAAATACGGACCGCAGCCACAAGGTTTGGTGTGGGCCTAG
- the GNRH1 gene encoding progonadoliberin-1 isoform X2, with translation MKKMGLLFVGFFLLATSPSFCSAQHWSYGFRPGGKRDAETLREDFEEPFANKMDKPVELPYFQCNMPCQDPTLTGLKGKAD, from the exons ATGAAGAAGATGGGGCTGCTGTTTGTAGGCTTCTTCCTGCTGGCTACATCTCCATCCTTCTGCTCTGCCCAGCATTGGTCTTATGGCTTCCGACCTGGAGGAAAGAGGGATGCTGAGACTCTGAGAGAAGACTTTGAAGAG CCATTTGCAAACAAGATGGACAAACCCGTAGAGTTGCCATATTTCCAATGCAATATGCCATGTCAGGATCCTACCCTCACCGGACTGAAAG GCAAAGCTGATTGA